The Candidatus Hydrogenedentota bacterium genome has a segment encoding these proteins:
- the murA gene encoding UDP-N-acetylglucosamine 1-carboxyvinyltransferase gives MDKILIRGGKALNGTVQVRGAKNAALPLMAATLLAEDTCVLHNVPCLHDIFSMDKLLGDMGVGIDFTGRSMTLDPKSINKPEAEYDLVRRMRASFFVLGPLLARFGKTKVSLPGGCAIGARPVDIHLKGLEALGASIRIEEGYVLAEGKLTGANHAMDFPSVGATENLMMAATLAEGVTRLTNVAREPEIEDLALFLNSMGARISGAGTDMITIVGVDALGGAEHIVMPDRIEAGTFLVAGVATGGDVTVANANADHLPNFLKKLQEAGAEVETHGNKIRAAAPNGINAVDITTLPYPGFATDLQAQMMTLLTRARGVSRIKETVFENRFMQVAELARMGADISLDGNTAIVRGVEQLSGAPVMASDLRASAALVIAGLMAKQGETAISRVYHIDRGYERIEERLSSLGADIERVRE, from the coding sequence GTGGACAAAATTCTCATTCGTGGCGGCAAGGCACTCAACGGCACCGTTCAGGTGCGCGGTGCAAAAAATGCCGCCCTGCCCCTCATGGCCGCAACCCTGCTGGCCGAAGATACCTGCGTGCTGCACAACGTACCTTGTCTGCACGACATTTTTTCCATGGACAAGCTGCTGGGCGACATGGGCGTGGGCATCGATTTCACGGGCCGCTCCATGACGCTGGATCCGAAGTCGATCAACAAACCCGAAGCGGAATATGACCTCGTGCGTCGCATGCGGGCCTCCTTCTTCGTGCTCGGTCCGCTGCTGGCGCGCTTCGGCAAGACCAAGGTGTCCCTGCCCGGCGGATGCGCCATCGGCGCGCGACCGGTGGATATCCACCTGAAAGGGCTGGAGGCCCTGGGCGCTTCGATACGCATAGAAGAGGGGTATGTGCTGGCGGAAGGCAAGTTGACCGGCGCAAACCACGCCATGGACTTCCCCAGCGTGGGCGCCACGGAGAACCTGATGATGGCGGCGACGCTGGCGGAGGGCGTGACGCGCCTGACGAATGTGGCGCGCGAACCGGAAATTGAAGATCTGGCCCTGTTCTTGAATTCCATGGGCGCGCGCATCTCCGGCGCCGGCACGGACATGATCACCATCGTCGGTGTGGATGCCCTGGGCGGTGCGGAGCACATTGTGATGCCCGACCGCATCGAGGCGGGCACCTTTCTGGTGGCGGGCGTGGCGACCGGCGGCGACGTGACCGTGGCGAATGCGAATGCGGATCACCTGCCGAATTTCCTGAAGAAACTGCAGGAGGCGGGCGCGGAGGTGGAGACCCACGGCAACAAGATCCGCGCGGCGGCCCCCAACGGCATCAACGCGGTGGATATCACCACGCTGCCCTACCCCGGCTTTGCCACGGACCTGCAAGCCCAGATGATGACCCTGTTGACACGGGCCCGGGGCGTCAGCCGAATTAAAGAAACCGTATTCGAAAATCGTTTCATGCAGGTGGCGGAGCTGGCGCGCATGGGCGCGGACATCAGCCTCGACGGCAACACCGCCATCGTGCGCGGCGTGGAGCAGCTCTCCGGCGCGCCGGTGATGGCGTCGGACCTGCGGGCCAGCGCCGCGCTGGTGATTGCCGGATTGATGGCGAAGCAGGGGGAGACGGCGATTTCGCGAGTGTATCATATTGACCGCGGCTACGAGCGGATAGAAGAACGGCTCAGCAGCCTCGGCGCGGATATCGAACGGGTGCGGGAGTAG